A portion of the Vulpes vulpes isolate BD-2025 chromosome 5, VulVul3, whole genome shotgun sequence genome contains these proteins:
- the LOC112930616 gene encoding olfactory receptor 8J3-like has translation MAPGNFTQITEFVLVGVSDRPDLQMPLFFVFLVIYGLTVAGNLGIITLTSVDSQLQTPMYFFLRHLAIINLGDSTVISPKMLFNFLVKEKTTLYYECATQLGGFLVFIVAEVFTLAVMAYDHYVAICNPLLYMVVVSPQICLSLVSLTYLYSFSTALVVSSCIFSLSFCSSNVINHFFCDIVPLLTLSCSDTYLPETIVFISAATNLVLSLIIVLVSYFNIVLSILRMHSSEGRKKAFSTCASHMMAVTVFYGTLLFMYLQPQTNYSLDTDKIASVFYTLVIPMLNPMIYSLRNKDVKAALQRFLKNSC, from the coding sequence ATGGCTCCTGGAAATTTCACACAGATCACTGAGTTTGTTCTCGTGGGAGTCTCAGACCGCCCAGACCTCCAGATGCCACTCTTCTTTGTTTTCCTGGTGATCTATGGGCTGACCGTGGCAGGAAACTTGGGCATCATCACCCTCACCAGTGTTGACTCGCAGCTTCAAacacccatgtacttcttcctcaggCACTTGGCTATCATCAATCTTGGCGATTCTACTGTCATTTCCCCTAAGATGCTCTTCAATTTTTTAGTAAAAGAGAAAACCACTTTGTACTATGAATGTGCCACCCAACTGGGAGGATTCTTGGTTTTCATTGTAGCTGAGGTATTCACCTTAGCTGTGATGGCCTATGACCACTATGTGGCCATTTGCAACCCCCTGCTCTACATGGTGGTGGTATCTCCACAGATTTGCCTTTCCTTGGTGTCCCTCACATACCTCTACAGCTTTTCCACAGCACTTGTAGtttcatcttgtatattttctctgtctttttgcTCTTCCAATGTAATCAATCATTTTTTCTGTGATATTGTCCCTCTGTTAACATTGTCCTGCTCAGATACTTACCTTCCAGAGACAATAGTATTTATATCTGCAGCTACAAATTTGGTTTTATCCTTGATTATAGTTCTAGTATCCTATTTCAACATTGTTTTGTCCATTCTAAGGATGCATtcatcagaaggaaggaaaaaagcctTTTCCACATGTGCTTCACATATGATGGCAGTCACAGTTTTCTACGGAACACTACTATTCATGTATTTGCAGCCTCAAACTAACTACTCATTGGATACTGATAAAATTGCTTCTGTATTTTATACCCTGGTGATCCCCATGTTGAATCCCATGATCTACAGCCTGCGGAATAAGGATGTGAAGGCTGCCTTACAGAGATTTCTGAAAAACTCATGCTGA
- the LOC112930554 gene encoding olfactory receptor 8U9 — translation MAQRNCTQVTEFILVGLTDRQELKMPLFVVFLSIYLFTVVGNLGLILVIRTDSRLNTPMYFFLSNLAFVDFCYASVITPKMLGNFLYKQNVISFNACAAQLGCFLAFMTAECLLLASMAYDRYVAICNPLLYMVVMSPGICIQLVAVPYSYSFLVALFHAILTFRLSYCHSNIINHFYCDDMPLLRLTCSDTHSKQLWIFACAGIMFISSLLIVFISYTYIISAILRMRSAEGRRKAFSTCGSHMLAVTIFYGTLIFMYLQPSSNHSLDTDKMASVFYTVIIPMLNPLIYSLRNKEVKDALKKVIISRNQAFLFMKLRK, via the coding sequence ATGGCCCAAAGAAACTGCACCCAAGTGACAGAATTTATTCTCGTGGGCCTCACAGATCGTCAGGAGTTGAAGATGCCCCTCTTTGTGGTTTTCTTATCTATCTACCTCTTCACAGTAGTAGGTAACCTGGGTTTGATCCTAGTCATTAGAACAGACTCAAGACTCAACACACCAATGTACTTCTTTCTTAGCAACCTAGCTTTTGTCGATTTCTGTTATGCTTCTGTCATTACACCCAAAATGCTTGGCAATTTCTTGTACAAACAAAATGTTATCTCCTTCAATGCATGTGCTGCTCAGTTAGGCTGTTTCCTGGCCTTCATGACTGCTGAGTGCTTGCTACTGGCATCCATGGCCTATGACCGATACGTGGCCATTTGTAACCCTCTCCTCTACATGGTTGTAATGTCCCCAGGAATCTGCATTCAGCTTGTAGCTGTTCCCTACAGCTATAGCTTCCTGGTTGCACTATTTCATGCCATCCTCACTTTTCGCCTCTCCTATTGTCATTCCAATATCATCAATCATTTCTATTGTGATGACATGCCTCTCCTTAGGCTAACCTGTTCAGACACTCACTCCAAACAGCTGTGGATCTTTGCCTGTGCTGGGATCAtgttcatttcttcccttttgatTGTCTTCATCTCCTATACGTACATTATTTCTGCCATCCTGAGGATGCGCTCAGCTGAGGGCAGGCGCAAGGCTTTCTCCACATGTGGCTCTCACATGCTGGCAGTCACCATCTTCTATGGGACCCTCATTTTTATGTACTTACAGCCGAGCTCAAATCATTCCCTAGACACAGACAAAATGGCCTCAGTCTTCTACACAGTGATCATTCCCATGTTGAACCCTCTTATCTACAGCCTCAGGAATAAGGAGGTGAAAGATGCCTTGAAGAAAGTTATCATCAGTAGAAACCAGGCTTTTCTGTTCATGAAATTAAGGAAGTGA
- the LOC112930555 gene encoding olfactory receptor 8U9, producing the protein MAQINCTHVQEFILMGLTDRKELKMPFFVVFLSIYFLTVVGNLGLILVIRTDSRLTNTPMYFFLSNLAFVYFCYASVITPKMLGNFLYKQNVISFNACAAQLGCFLTFMVSECLLLASMAYDRYVAICNPLLYMVVMSPGICIQLVAVPYSYSFLMALFHTILTFRLSYCHSNIINHFYCDDMPLLRLTCSDTHSKQLWILACAGITFISSVLIVFVSYMYIISTILRMRSAEGRRKAFSTCGSHMLAVTIFYGTLIFMYLQPSSNHSLDTDKMASVFYTVIIPMLNPLIYSLRNKDVKDALKKAILNRNQTLCL; encoded by the coding sequence ATGGCTCAGATAAATTGTACCCATGTACAGGAGTTTATTCTCATGGGCCTCACAGATCGAAAAGAGTTGAAGATGCCCTTCTTTGTGGTTTTCTTATCTATCTACTTCTTGACAGTAGTAGGCAATCTAGGTTTGATCCTAGTCATTAGAACAGATTCAAGACTTACTAACACACCAATGTACTTCTTTCTTAGTAACCtagcttttgtttatttctgttatGCTTCTGTCATTACACCCAAAATGCTTGGCAATTTCTTGTACAAACAAAATGTTATCTCCTTCAATGCATGTGCTGCTCAGTTAGGCTGTTTCCTCACTTTCATGGTATCTGAGTGCTTGCTACTGGCATCCATGGCCTATGACCGATACGTGGCCATTTGTAACCCTCTCCTCTACATGGTTGTAATGTCCCCAGGAATCTGCATTCAGCTTGTAGCTGTTCCCTACAGCTATAGCTTTCTGATGGCACTGTTTCATACCATCCTCACTTTTCGCCTCTCCTATTGTCATTCCAATATCATCAATCATTTCTATTGTGATGACATGCCTCTCCTTAGGCTAACCTGTTCAGACACTCACTCCAAACAGCTGTGGATCTTGGCCTGTGCTGGGATCACATTCATTTCCTCTGTTCTGATTGTCTTCGTCTCCTATATGTACATTATTTCTACCATCTTGAGGATGCGCTCAGCTGAGGGCAGGCGCAAGGCTTTCTCCACATGTGGCTCTCACATGCTGGCAGTCACCATCTTCTATGGGACCCTCATTTTTATGTACTTACAGCCGAGCTCAAATCATTCCCTAGACACAGACAAAATGGCCTCAGTCTTCTACACAGTGATCATTCCCATGTTGAACCCCTTGATCTACAGCCTCAGGAATAAGGATGTAAAAGATGCCCTGAAAAAAGCCATCCTCAATAGAAACCAAACTTTGTGTTTATGA